In one Lolium rigidum isolate FL_2022 chromosome 3, APGP_CSIRO_Lrig_0.1, whole genome shotgun sequence genomic region, the following are encoded:
- the LOC124701299 gene encoding transcription factor MYBS1 → MTTQATWTREEDKAFENALAAAAPPPLEGLPEDDWFVALAASVPARSTEEVRLHYEALVEDVGAIDAGRVPLPRYAGEESDGAGAAPKDDGSAHRREDRKNYESGKNCSKAEQERRKGIPWTEEEHRLFLLGLDKFGKGDWRSISRNFVISRTPTQVASHAQKYFIRLNSMNRDRRRSSIHDITSINAGEGVPQQGQATKHPAAGMGMYGGAPMGHPVAGHHMVPAAAVGTPVMFPPGHSPYVMPVGYPAPQAKMHQ, encoded by the exons ATGACCACGCAAGCAACGTGGACCAGGGAAGAGGACAAGGCGTTCGAGAACGCGCTAGCAGCTGCCGCACCACCGCCGCTGGAAGGCCTGCCGGAGGACGACTGGTTCGTTGCGCTCGCGGCGAGCGTGCCGGCGCGGTCGACGGAGGAGGTGCGGCTACACTACGAGGCGCTGGTAGAGGACGTCGGCGCCATCGACGCAGGACGCGTCCCGCTCCCGCGCTACGCCGGGGAGGAGTCCGACGGTGCCGGCGCCGCTCCCAAGGATGACGGTAGCGCGCACCGGCGTGAGGATCGGAAGAACTACGAGTCGGGGAAGAACTGCTCCAAGGCGGAGCAGGAGAGGCGCAAGGGCATCCCATGGACAGAGGAAGAGCACAG ATTGTTTTTGCTGGGGCTGGACAAGTTTGGCAAGGGTGACTGGCGGAGCATCTCGCGCAACTTCGTCATCTCCCGGACGCCCACGCAGGTGGCGAGCCACGCGCAGAAgtacttcatccgcctcaactccATGAACCGGGACAGGCGCCGCTCCAGCATCCACGACATCACCAGCATCAACGCCGGCGAGGGCGTCCCGCAGCAAGGCCAGGCCACGAAGCACCCCGCAGCCGGGATGGGCATGTACGGCGGGGCGCCCATGGGCCACCCCGTCGCTGGTCACCACatggtccccgccgccgccgtgggaACGCCGGTGATGTTCCCGCCGGGGCACTCGCCCTACGTCATGCCTGTTGGCTACCCGGCTCCCCAGGCGAAGATGCATCAGTAA